A section of the Phacochoerus africanus isolate WHEZ1 chromosome 4, ROS_Pafr_v1, whole genome shotgun sequence genome encodes:
- the LOC125126213 gene encoding acyl-protein thioesterase 1-like — protein MDETGIKQAAEPVKALIEQEVKNGFPSNRIILGGFSQGGAFSLHTALTTQQKLPGITALSFWFLLQASFSQGPISGVNRDIPILQCHGVLDPLVPLMFGSLTVERLKALVSPANVTFKTYSC, from the coding sequence ATGGATGAAACTGGAATTAAACAGGCAGCAGAACCTGTAAAAGCTTTGATAGAGCAAGAGGTGAAGAATGGCTTTCCTTCTAACAGAATTATTTTGGGAGGATTTTCTCAGGGAGGAGCCTTTTCCTTGCACACGGCTCTCACCACACAGCAGAAGCTGCCTGGCATCACTGCTCTCAGTTTCTGGTTCCTGCTGCAAGCCTCATTTTCACAGGGTCCTATCAGTGGTGTGAATAGAGACATTCCCATCCTTCAGTGCCATGGAGTGTTGGATCCTTTAGTTCCCCTAATGTTTGGCTCTCTTACTGTTGAAAGGCTAAAAGCATTGGTCAGTCCAGCCAATGTGACCTTCAAAACTTACTCCTGTTAA